Proteins encoded together in one Solanum lycopersicum chromosome 7, SLM_r2.1 window:
- the LOC101251600 gene encoding serine/threonine-protein kinase RIPK, with amino-acid sequence MKIGWESLVPSCIKSHENSKKNPKMVKVSVTKQISFHGIPVSDLSSSTISSDLSISLAGSNIHAFTQQELRVITQNFSTSNFIGEGGFGPVHKGFIDDKLRPNAIKAQPVAVKNLDLDGSQGHREWLTEVIFLGQLRHPHLVKLIGYCCEEDNRLLVYEYMPRGSLENQLFRRYSVSLPWSTRMKIAIGAAKGLAFLHEAKKPVIYRDFKASNILLDSDYTAKLSDFGLAKDGPEGDDTHVSTRVMGTHGYAAPEYIMTGHLTAASDVYSFGVVLLELLTGRRSVDKGRPHREQNLVDWARPQLKDPRKLRRIMDPRLEGMYSEEGVQKAALVAYQCLSHRPKARPDMSNVVTTLEPLKDYEDNSMVTFVYTAPTDDQQVKQITSASPHHHHQKQQHHNHKRRSTPSSPTIHSETTIHKRLTPNSPLQNGFKRS; translated from the exons ATGAAGATTGGATGGGAATCACTTGTTCCTAGCTGTATTAAATCACATGAAAATTcgaaaaaaaatccaaaaatggTAAAAGTGTCCGTTACAAAACAAATCTCTTTTCATGGGATACCTGTATCGGATCTTAGTTCATCCACCATATCCTCAGATCTTTCTATCTCCCTTGCTGGTTCAAATATTCATGCCTTTACACAACAAGAACTTAGAGTGATCACACAAAACTTCTCCACGAGTAATTTCATTGGTGAAGGAGGGTTTGGGCCAGTTCACAAAGGATTCATTGATGATAAACTTAGACCTAATGCTATTAAAGCTCAGCCTGTTGCTGTTAAAAACCTCGATTTAGATGGTTCACAAGGTCATAGAGAATGGCTG ACAGAAGTGATATTTCTTGGACAATTGAGGCATCCACATCTAGTGAAGTTGATTGGATATTGTTGTGAAGAAGATAACAGATTGCTAGTGTATGAATACATGCCTAGAGGAAGCTTGGAGAATCAACTTTTTagaa GATATTCAGTATCCCTTCCATGGTCAACGAGGATGAAAATAGCCATTGGTGCTGCTAAAGGTCTTGCTTTTCTCCATGAAGCTAAAAAACCTGTCATTTATCGCGATTTCAAGGCTTCAAACATTTTGTTAGACTCC GATTATACTGCTAAACTCTCAGATTTTGGACTTGCAAAAGATGGTCCAGAAGGAGATGACACACACGTCTCAACTCGAGTCATGGGAACACATGGTTATGCTGCTCCTGAATACATCATGACCg GTCATTTGACTGCAGCTAGTGATGTATACAGCTTCGGAGTAGTACTATTAGAGCTTCTAACGGGTAGAAGATCTGTAGACAAAGGTCGTCCACATAGAGAACAAAACTTGGTAGATTGGGCAAGACCACAACTAAAAGATCCTCGAAAACTACGTAGAATAATGGATCCAAGGCTCGAAGGTATGTACTCAGAAGAAGGAGTTCAAAAGGCAGCATTAGTAGCTTATCAATGCCTAAGCCACAGGCCAAAAGCTAGACCAGATATGAGTAATGTGGTGACAACTTTAGAACCTTTAAAGGACTATGAAGATAACTCAATGGTAACATTTGTGTACACAGCTCCAACAGATGATCAACAAGTCAAACAAATTACGAGTGCAAGTCCACATCATCATCACCAaaaacaacaacaccataatcaTAAGAGAAGAAGTACTCCTTCGTCGCCAACCATTCACTCTGAAACAACAATACACAAGAGATTAACTCCAAATTCACCATTGCAAAATGGTTTCAAGAGATCCTag